From the genome of Bacteroides sp. MSB163, one region includes:
- a CDS encoding DUF1573 domain-containing protein, translating into MYSGLRRQRSSRYFKKPVRPNDSLELCVTYKAEHPEHFDKTITVYCNTAFSPIVLRIIGTAQ; encoded by the coding sequence TTGTACTCAGGCCTGAGGAGGCAAAGAAGTTCACGGTATTTTAAAAAGCCTGTCAGGCCTAATGATAGTTTAGAGTTATGCGTTACGTATAAAGCGGAGCATCCGGAACATTTTGATAAAACCATAACTGTATATTGTAATACAGCATTTTCTCCTATTGTTTTGCGAATAATCGGCACAGCCCAATAG
- a CDS encoding DUF1573 domain-containing protein, which translates to MKYFAVLLLTLSVLSCIDVRQNKLENLLEKWMDYEVKFPITSIFTIQGRDTVDFYMSGDYKIVTYIDTIGCTSCKLRLSDWKKFMNVVDSIKEDSVKFLYYFAPKKNQEVYSVLRTEKFVYPVCIDEKDSLNILNKFPSEMEYQTFLLDRDNKIIAIGNPIYNSKVKDLYLKIIQGKEFTQMNEDTGLMTEASIDYTSLSLGNFDWEKEQKAVFTLKNTGNKLLVIDAVSTSCGCTSVDYSKEPIRPGNSISLNVTYKADHPEHFDKTITVYCNAESSPVVLRITGDAE; encoded by the coding sequence ATGAAATATTTTGCAGTTTTGTTATTAACCCTGTCTGTATTGTCTTGCATAGATGTTAGACAAAATAAGCTTGAGAATCTGTTAGAGAAATGGATGGATTATGAAGTTAAATTTCCTATAACTTCCATTTTTACAATACAGGGGAGAGATACAGTGGATTTTTATATGAGTGGTGATTACAAGATTGTGACGTATATTGATACTATAGGATGTACCAGTTGTAAATTACGGTTGTCGGACTGGAAGAAATTTATGAATGTGGTTGATTCTATAAAAGAGGATTCGGTTAAGTTCTTGTATTATTTTGCGCCCAAAAAGAATCAGGAGGTATATAGTGTGTTAAGAACTGAAAAGTTTGTTTATCCTGTTTGCATTGATGAAAAAGATTCGTTGAATATATTGAATAAGTTTCCTTCTGAAATGGAGTATCAGACTTTTTTGTTAGATAGAGATAATAAGATTATAGCAATTGGAAATCCTATTTATAATTCAAAAGTTAAAGATTTATATTTGAAGATTATTCAGGGAAAAGAATTTACGCAGATGAATGAAGATACAGGTCTGATGACAGAAGCCAGTATTGACTATACATCCTTATCCTTGGGTAATTTTGACTGGGAAAAAGAGCAAAAAGCAGTTTTTACATTGAAAAATACAGGTAATAAACTATTAGTCATTGATGCAGTTTCAACATCCTGCGGCTGTACTTCCGTTGATTATTCCAAAGAACCCATTCGTCCGGGAAATTCTATATCACTGAATGTGACGTATAAGGCAGATCATCCCGAACATTTTGATAAAACTATAACAGTATATTGCAATGCAGAATCTTCTCCTGTTGTTTTGAGAATAACCGGCGATGCAGAATAA
- a CDS encoding 6-bladed beta-propeller codes for MKRIVYFILFVFFASSCFRNSDVEKSQNHSTNIIDVKEFVKEIVIDTPLIGGWARPFIINDYLLISDSQSEEKLISIFDKDNFSYLMGIGDAGEGPNEITNMGVIVPDEVHHRFFVPDYGKLKVLSYSVDSILKNPFYRPEVKGDMKELQFPDRFVYVNDTFCIARSIMVGESKYFQQSLVRWNMLTGEMELLVEGHPKIERKRSQFAVSLEHNLIVDCYAHHDLMTIHDLDGNLKYNIYGPYWDDKTSNDMVYYDAVVICKDKIVAAYAGGRNWSDEGFPNCFQVYDFNGNYIKTLDIGRKICNFCYDQKLNRLIMVLDNEIQFAYLNLDGLID; via the coding sequence ATGAAACGTATCGTCTATTTTATTTTGTTTGTTTTCTTTGCGAGTAGTTGCTTTAGAAATTCTGATGTGGAAAAATCTCAAAATCATTCTACTAATATCATTGATGTAAAGGAATTTGTAAAAGAAATTGTTATAGACACTCCTTTGATAGGAGGCTGGGCACGACCTTTTATTATAAATGATTATTTATTGATAAGTGATTCTCAATCCGAAGAAAAATTAATCTCTATCTTTGATAAGGATAATTTCTCCTATTTGATGGGAATTGGAGATGCAGGGGAAGGACCTAATGAAATTACGAATATGGGGGTAATTGTGCCTGATGAAGTGCACCATCGATTTTTTGTACCTGATTATGGAAAATTGAAAGTTTTGAGTTATAGTGTGGATAGTATCTTAAAAAATCCTTTTTATCGACCTGAAGTAAAAGGAGATATGAAAGAATTGCAATTTCCGGATAGATTTGTTTATGTGAATGACACTTTCTGTATTGCACGTTCCATAATGGTCGGAGAAAGCAAATATTTTCAACAATCTTTGGTGCGGTGGAATATGTTGACCGGAGAAATGGAATTATTGGTTGAAGGGCATCCTAAGATAGAACGAAAGCGAAGCCAGTTTGCGGTATCATTGGAACATAATCTGATAGTTGATTGCTATGCTCATCATGACCTAATGACGATTCATGATCTTGATGGTAATTTGAAATACAATATTTATGGTCCTTATTGGGATGACAAGACGAGTAATGATATGGTTTATTATGATGCTGTGGTGATTTGTAAAGATAAGATTGTTGCAGCATATGCAGGAGGACGCAATTGGAGTGACGAGGGATTTCCTAATTGTTTTCAAGTCTATGATTTTAATGGGAATTATATTAAAACGTTGGATATAGGTCGTAAAATTTGTAACTTTTGTTATGATCAGAAGCTGAATAGATTAATAATGGTATTAGACAATGAAATACAATTTGCTTATTTAAATTTAGATGGACTTATAGACTAA